From a single Drosophila sulfurigaster albostrigata strain 15112-1811.04 chromosome 3, ASM2355843v2, whole genome shotgun sequence genomic region:
- the LOC133845583 gene encoding uncharacterized protein K02A2.6-like — protein sequence MTFGVPETIVSDNGSQFRSEAFQKLLRQYEVNHVLTAVHSPQANASERVNRSVISGIRAYLRPDQKDWDEVLCKISCALRSSIHSSIGTSPYYMAFGQHMITSGSTYGLLRKLNLLDDRSLAFNRQDSFDLIRDEASKLMLLKHEQNERKYNLRSREVSFTTGQEVYRRNFKQSCFQTGYNAKFGPAFVKARVRRKIGNSYYELEDLQGRLLGNYHAKDIRQ from the coding sequence atgacttttggAGTTCCGGAGACAATTGTTTCCGATAATGGATCCCAGTTTCGCTCAGAAGCCTTTCAAAAGCTGTTGCGTCAGTACGAAGTAAATCACGTGCTGACCGCAGTTCACTCGCCACAAGCAAACGCCTCAGAACGAGTAAATAGGTCGGTTATATCTGGAATTAGAGCTTACTTGCGCCCTGATCAGAAAGATTGGGACGAAGTGTTGTGCAAAATCAGCTGTGCATTAAGGTCCTCTATTCACTCTAGTATAGGAACCTCGCCCTATTACATGGCGTTTGGACAGCATATGATCACTTCTGGGTCAACTTACGGATTGCTAAGGAAGCTAAATTTGCTGGACGATCGCTCTTTAGCGTTTAATCGGCAGGACTCGTTTGACTTAATTCGCGATGAAGCCTCTAAACTCATGTTATTAAAGCACGAGCAAAACGAACGGAAGTATAATCTTCGTTCGAGAGAAGTTTCTTTTACTACCGGGCAAGAAGTGTACAGAAGGAACTTTAAGCAAAGTTGTTTTCAAACCGGGTACAACGCTAAGTTTGGGCCCGCCTTCGTTAAAGCACGAGTGAGGAGGAAGATAGGCAACTCGTATTATGAATTAGAGGATCTGCAGGGCCGGTTGTTGGGAAATTATCATGCTAAGGACATACGGCAGTAA
- the LOC133843173 gene encoding uncharacterized protein LOC133843173, with the protein MKAIEDSLHRAKVQQLRAWAPFVGQLMTIFRNNMSEDQWTKWKNLESDMSSAMLAGYSESRLSRLETQLNEAKAKYDSLYHHTQLIVMDDDQPTSSRWQPTRKLRVRVARCVQLEKMLADTLGMPPTRPDEEEILVINECKLEQSESQAERLERATIPPAEAEPDSELDVKFDVDTTTSPHLEVSIAISSPIPGELLTNESVAEEDRLSTAKELIQNVEQEEVPEIDQQPEPEKEVEQLQQVEMQVEQQSQVVIEQADKQMSESQADVNQDLVQQQTSGQNIEPQLKSDEDVVMVQKPHLKEQKENELETDAEEDLTTKQRRKGFCSGNKSLFLNFNKLCNKLKSRRSHFSMSGSTNSIGSSTRKNVKDKETQIESKSVPQEAVDENTALSSLLVAQPCPPCYQQQQQLNAAGVGELLCAKTPLTTLDVPGVINCNSELGQQINQISLADASIPLITSETVPLPVATNDDYVITQSIAKYYEGPIPAEINLSIEPRPTSSPPKEDRTQNAGNLEHSVATREELQESYLPISVALSQRIRDVLREQPAPSDTNQTISLTTLEEATINAPEANNNTSICTIFDELLKDTGFTAKNNENTEAKPNPAEEATADALQPNQQKLINLVKASKSAQSVAQLNADEIELPIAPAKLTVAGKQMVVSPRCHFVPKELRYKCGVPDCGQHFDSELGFSQHLSTQHYHGDSFMCPHCNFKNHSLTLEKVLEHLAYHKRYVYQCGACSSFAPKPSIIDRHIPQKHASKLGVDVDVIIHKRDDLTTHTKPTDVRWFKSVNLRTSTDEWFCNLCPTTLATEHQMIGHTELSHQRKHQYCCPYCDYGFKDPINIANHIRCSHAGKRIQPLQCYLRIKSNHRYTHGFICNTCHEATNTISKMANHCQFAHSNRFQYKCRHCDFGHNNHHLVVAHMTQEHPGMPGLPIQQFDRLDNDMLDVDFWNKALIFLPKSRMEPPKPVAPTNHALAIQTFDPIEVSSDEDDRTYNAECAQKQYEFACSHCTETRRNIDELKSQHWAINHPKQPFYFCVQPQLCCPVCYDFKGSAKALLEEHLLNVHHLRTLVACDVRQMRECGYCNKTYKGWPELVGHMTTEPHLANDLKNLTDSELNELIKLGSTENKYYQCHLCRVLMPSSVAIAQHGLDDHSGAERSFCFRLVKKNTIIFHCSFCKYASVDELRTLRHMLDHCKRFSKCHLCIEPLNNGFDEYIKHCYSNHRHQVNYFDVVHPYNELKKFLMQVRYQFQNGLIISKNSLRKTRFGHERVIQQLYKELRSKAAQIPFIQLQSRNLTAPQQRQILPTSSTVAAPPKPLPMLQRIAKRRNTYEDPGQLSTTSFLAKRPCL; encoded by the exons ATGAAAGCTATTGAGGACTCACTACATCGGGCAAAGGTGCAGCAGCTACGTGCTTGGGCTCCCTTTGTCGGGCAATTGATGACGATCTTCAGGAATAACATGAGCGAAGATCAGTGGACAAAATGGAAAAACCTGGAGAGCGA catGTCGTCGGCGATGCTTGCAGGCTATTCCGAGTCCAGGCTGTCAAGACTGGAGACTCAGCTTAACGAAGCCAAGGCCAAATATGATAGT TTATATCATCATACCCAGTTGATCGTAATGGATGACGATCAGCCAACTAGCTCGCGTTGGCAGCCAACTAGAAAACTGCGTGTGCGTGTTGCACGTTGTGTGCAATTGGAGAAAATGCTCGCTGACACCCTAGGCATGCCACCAACTCGGCCGGACGAGGAGGAGATACTTGTGATTAACGAATGCAAGCTCGAACAGAGCGAATCACAGGCTGAGCGACTCGAACGCGCTACGATACCGCCTGCAGAGGCAGAGCCGGATTCAGAGTTAGACGTAAAGTTCGATGTGGACACCACAACATCGCCACATCTGGAAGTATCAATTGCTATATCGTCGCCAATTCCTGGGGAACTATTAACTAATGAGAGCGTTGCGGAAGAAGATCGATTATCAACAGCTAAGGAGTTAATACAGAACGTAGAGCAAGAGGAAGTTCCGGAAATAGATCAACAACCGGAGCCTGAAAAGGAAGtagagcaactgcagcaggtGGAGATGCAAGTAGAGCAACAATCGCAAGTCGTAATAGAACAGGCAGATAAGCAAATGTCAGAATCGCAAGCAGACGTAAATCAAGACTTAGTTCAACAACAGACATCAGGACAGAACATAGAACCACAGCTGAAGTCAGACGAGGACGTGGTCATGGTGCAGAAACCGCATTTGAAGGAACAGAAGGAAAATGAATTGGAAACAGATGCAGAGGAAGATCTGACGACGAAACAAAGGCGAAAAGGTTTCTGCAGTGGCAACAAATCACTATTCCTCAACTTTAACAAGCTTTGCAATAAGTTGAAAAGTCGCAGAAGTCACTTCTCAATGTCGGGCAGCACCAATAGCATCGGAAGTTCTACCCGCAAAAACGTCAAAGACAAAGAAACccaaatcgaatcgaaatcTGTGCCCCAAGAAGCCGTTGATGAGAATACAGCGCTTAGCAGTTTGTTAGTCGCCCAACCGTGTCCGCCATGttaccagcaacagcagcagctgaacgCCGCCGGTGTCGGAGAGTTGCTGTGCGCCAAGACACCGTTAACGACTCTGGATGTGCCCGGTGTTATAAATTGCAACTCGGAATTGGGTcagcaaatcaatcaaatcagTCTCGCCGATGCATCCATTCCTCTCATAACGAGCGAGACGGTGCCATTGCCTGTCGCCACTAATGATGACTACGTGATTACCCAGAGCATTGCGAAATACTATGAGGGTCCCATTCCGGCGGAGATCAACTTATCTATTGAACCCCGACCGACAAGTTCACCACCAAAGGAAGATCGCACACAAAACGCTGGCAATCTCGAGCACAGCGTGGCCACTCGCGAGGAGCTGCAGGAATCGTATTTGCCCATCTCCGTGGCATTAAGTCAACGCATACGAGATGTGCTCAGAGAACAACCTGCTCCGAGCGACACCAATCAAACGATTAGTCTAACAACTCTAGAGGAAGCAACGATCAATGCGCCGgaag caaacaacaatacGTCGATCTGTACTATATTTGACGAACTACTTAAAGACACAGGATTTACCG CTAAGAACAACGAAAACACAGAGGCTAAACCTAATCCCGCCGAGGAAGCGACAGCGGATGCTCTGCAACCTAACCAACAGAAGCTCATCAACCTAGTCAAGGCATCGAAGTCAGCTCAAAGCGTGGCTCAGCTAAATGCAGACGAGATCGAGTTGCCTATTGCGCCGGCAAAGTTGACGGTAGCTGGAAAACAAATGGTGGTCTCTCCACGTTGTCACTTTGTGCCTAAGGAGTTGCGCTACAAGTGCGGTGTACCCGACTGTGGCCAACATTTCGACTCAGAGTTGGGGTTCAGCCAGCATCTGAGCACTCAGCACTACCATGGAGATTCCTTTATGTGTCCGCATTGTAACTTTAAGAATCATTCACTAACACTGGAGAAGGTGCTGGAACATTTGGCGTATCATAAGCGCTACGTTTATCAATGCGGTGCGTGCAGCTCGTTTGCGCCAAAACCTTCCATAATCGATCGCCATATTCCCCAAAAGCATGCGTCAAAGTTGGGTGTTGATGTCGATGTAATTATCCATAAACGCGATGATTTGACAACGCACACAAAGCCAACGGATGTACGTTGGTTCAAGTCCG TGAATCTGCGCACTTCGACCGATGAATGGTTCTGCAATCTCTGCCCCACTACGCTCGCCACCGAGCATCAGATGATTGGACACACGGAGTTGTCACACCAGCGTAAGCATCAGTATTGCTGTCCGTATTGCGATTACGGCTTCAAGGATCCCATAAATATTGCCAACCACATACGTTGTAGCCATGCCGGCAAACGCATCCAGCCGCTGCAATGCTATCTGCGCATCAAGAGCAATCATCGTTACACACACGGTTTTATTTGCAACACATGCCATGAGGCAACCAACACCATCAGCAAAATGGCCAATCACTGTCAGTTTGCGCATTCGAATCGCTTTCAGTACAAATGTCGCCACTGTGACTTTGGACACAATAATCATCACCTTGTCGTCGCTCATATGACGCAGGAACATCCCGGAATGCCGGGCCTTCCCATTCAGCAGTTCGATCGCTTGGACAACGACATGCTCGACGTTGACTTTTGGAACAAGGCCCTcatatttttgccaaaaagCCGCATGGAGCCACCTAAGCCAGTCGCTCCCACCAACCATGCCCTGGCCATTCAAACCTTCGACCCCATCGAGGTATCGTCGGATGAGGATGACCGAACTTATAACGCTGAGTGCGCACAG AAGCAGTACGAGTTCGCGTGCTCGCATTGCACGGAGACGCGCCGCAACATTGACGAACTGAAATCGCAACACTGGGCGATCAACCATCCCAAGCAACCCTTCTACTTCTGTGTCCAACCGCAGCTCTGCTGTCCGGTGTGCTACGACTTCAAAGGCAGTGCCAAAGCACTGCTGGAGGAGCACTTGCTGAACGTGCATCATCTCCGCACGTTGGTGGCCTGCGATGTGCGTCAAATGCGCGAATGCGGCTACTGCAACAAGACGTACAAAGGGTGGCCAGAGCTGGTGGGACACATGACAACCGAGCCGCATCTGGCCAACGATCTGAAGAATCTAACCGATAGCGAACTTAACGAACTGATCAAATTGGGAAGCACCGAGAACAAGTATTATCAGTGTCATCTGTGTCGAGTGCTGATGCCATCGAGTGTGGCAATTGCGCAACACGGACTCGATGACCATTCGGGTGCAGAGAGATCATTTTGCTTTCGATTGGTGAAGAAGAACACGATCATCTTTCACTGTTCGTTCTGCAAGTACGCCTCGGTGGATGAGCTGAGAACGTTGCGTCACATGCTCGATCATTGCAAACGCTTTAGCAAATGCCACTTGTGCATCGAGCCCTTAAACAACGGCTTTGATGAGTACATAAAGCACTGCTACTCGAATCATCGCCATCAAGTGAATTACTTTGATGTCGTGCATCCGTATAATGAACTCAAGAAGTTCCTCATGCAGGTGCGTTATCAATTCCAAAACGGGCTCATCATCAGCAAGAACAGCTTGCGAAAGACGCGCTTCGGTCATGAGCGTGTCATCCAGCAGCTGTACAAAGAGCTGCGCAGCAAGGCGGCGCAAATACCCTTCATTCAGCTGCAGTCACGCAATTTGACCGCCCCGCAGCAG cggcaaatCCTGCCAACTTCCTCGACGGTCGCAGCTCCCCCTAAACCGTTGCCCATGCTCCAGCGCATCGCTAAGCGACGCAACACTTATGAGGACCCCGGACAATTGAGTACCACATCCTTTTTAGCTAAACGTCCTTGTTTGTAA
- the LOC133840847 gene encoding death-associated inhibitor of apoptosis 1, translating into MANVATQLRYMPPCSRPTATAATTTTTLNQLVDQVDNSTSPSLIFKACLVNRMNDKYHREDERLRTFDNWHVVFLDKKDLALTGMFFTNQEDKVKCYFCEVEIGRWERDDHPVQEHLRWSPNCPLLRRRTTNNVPINADALERILPPMSYDICGSNDNHSATTALEVREHAYSEGRQMNAPNFRAAMQFVGAPAAPATMPTMMQSSAAVEPCSQRMATHNGNYYPEYPEYAIETARLRSFEDWPRNMKQKPQQLAEAGFFYTGVGDRVRCFSCGGGLKDWDDNDEPWEQHALWLKDCRFVKLIKGQLYIDMVTAKDKAKQEATSSSLAVEEEEEKPNSIPSIDSTPSSSSSSSAVTTVAAVAPMTVEQEQTEDVAGDVAPPSAANRIFNKIVAQGCADGQVQKNSTSTSAAIPEEKLCKICYGAEYNTAFLPCGHVVACAKCASSVTKCPLCRKPFTDVMRVYFS; encoded by the coding sequence atgGCAAATGTAGCAACCCAATTGAGATACATGCCACCTTGCAGTAGgccaacagcgacagcagcaacgacgacaacaacattgaaTCAACTGGTGGATCAGGTTGATAACAGCACCAGTCCGTCGTTAATCTTTAAAGCGTGTCTGGTCAACAGAATGAACGATAAATATCATCGCGAGGACGAACGCCTGCGAACCTTCGACAACTGGCACGTCGTCTTTCTCGACAAGAAGGATCTCGCTCTGACGGGAATGTTCTTTACCAATCAGGAGGATAAGGTCAAATGCTATTTCTGTGAGGTGGAAATCGGACGCTGGGAGCGCGACGATCATCCGGTGCAGGAGCATCTCCGCTGGTCCCCAAATTGTCCGTTGTTGCGTCGTCGGACCACCAACAATGTGCCCATCAATGCCGATGCCCTCGAGCGTATCCTGCCCCCTATGAGCTATGACATATGCGGCTCCAACGACAATCACAGTGCAACCACGGCGCTGGAGGTGCGCGAACACGCCTACTCCGAGGGTCGGCAGATGAATGCGCCCAATTTCAGGGCGGCGATGCAGTTTGTCGGCGCCCCTGCGGCACCTGCCACGATGCCCACGATGATGCAGTCATCGGCTGCGGTGGAACCGTGCAGCCAACGGATGGCCACACACAATGGCAATTACTATCCCGAGTATCCGGAGTATGCCATCGAGACGGCGCGTCTGCGCAGCTTCGAGGATTGGCCGCGCAACATGAAGCAGAAGCCGCAGCAGCTCGCCGAGGCGGGTTTCTTCTACACCGGCGTCGGGGATCGTGTGCGTTGCTTCAGCTGTGGCGGTGGCCTCAAGGATTGGGACGACAACGACGAACCCTGGGAGCAGCATGCTCTATGGCTCAAGGATTGCCGTTTCGTCAAGCTGATCAAGGGTCAACTGTACATCGACATGGTGACAGCCAAGGACAAGGCCAAGCAAGAAGCCACAAGCTCATCGCTGGCAGtcgaggaagaggaggagaaaCCGAACTCAATTCCCAGCATCGACAGCAcaccatcatcgtcatcgtcatcgtcagccGTCACCACAGTGGCTGCCGTTGCTCCCATGACTGTGGAGCAAGAGCAGACGGAGGATGTCGCTGGCGATGTGGCGCCTCCGAGCGCTGCCAATCGCATCTTCAACAAGATCGTCGCTCAAGGCTGTGCCGATGGGCAAGTTCAAAAGAACTCAACATCAACATCCGCTGCCATTCCCGAGGAGAAGCTCTGCAAGATCTGCTACGGCGCCGAGTACAACACGGCGTTTTTGCCCTGCGGTCATGTGGTGGCCTGTGCCAAGTGCGCCTCGTCGGTCACCAAGTGTCCGCTGTGCCGGAAACCCTTCACCGATGTCATGCgtgtatatttttcttaa